Below is a window of Enterococcus gilvus ATCC BAA-350 DNA.
AGTTTGAAGCAGGGTATCAAGCTCTTTATTCTCTTTTGTTTGATAGTGTTCAAACGTCCGGATCAATTCATAAACCTCTTTGAAATTTCCTTGAACCATTCGACTGATTGGTGAACGATAATAGAGTGTGTAAAAAAGCTTTGCAAGAGCCGGGTGCTGGAATAGAAATTGTTGTCCTTTAGGAAAAATCTCACTACCGCTTGCTTCTAACAAATCAATGCCTTCTTTTAATGCATAGGAAAGCGTCGAGAGTTCGCCGGACTTGCGAATGGTCACAGCGGAAAAATCATAAAGATATTCAAACGAATTTTGGATCATGACCATCGTTGCGTGACTTTTTAGCCAGTCATCCATTTTTTGTTCATAACTCCAACCGTAATTTGTACCTTCAAACACAGTATCTAAGGTTTGTGTGAGTTTAAAGTGTGTGTGCAGCGAACCGATTTTCATTTGCCCTTTTCCAAAACGCAGAACGGAGACCCCAGTGTCAGTAGACATACCCCCAGTTAATTGAAAACCAAAGTAAACGTCTTTAGGCTGCACACTTTTTTGTTGCAAATCTTTTTCTAAACCAGCCGCGTCGATCTGGTTGCCCACAAAGAGGATCGTTTGGCTGCAGTTCTCTGCCAAAGAGTCAATGACTGTCGGGAAATCACTGTATTTCATCGTCACAAAAATCAAATCATACTGATCCTTCGGTTGAAGCGTTTCAATCACTTGAAGGGTATCTTTTGTTTGCTTGCGCTGAAGGGAATGGGTCAACACCAAACCATTTGTCTGCAGCTCTTTTTTTCTCTGACCTCGTGCCAGGAGTGTCACTTGATTGTTCCCTTTTAGGAGTGAATGGGCAAGATAGCTTCCTTGGATGCCTGCACCGTATACTAGTATTTTCATCTTTTTCAATCCTTCCAAAATCAACAGGCGTTGATTAATCAACTTGTGTACATTATAATAAGTGGACTATTCAGAAGTTTCAATCAACAAAAAGTCTTTTATGTTGATAATTGAACAAAAAGTATTAATTGATTGGAGTGCAATGATGGACCGACGAAAGCGAAAGACTCAAAAAGTAATTACATCCGTTTTCTATCAGCTTTTAAAGAAAAAAAGTTATGAGGACCTATCTGTGAGCCTGATATGTCAGACGGTGGATATTAATCGAGGAACGTTTTATCTTCATTTTATTGATAAAGATGACCTGCTGGAAAAAAGTATTGCTTACGAGATGCAAAAATTATTCGAGTATTGTGATCGGAACGAAGAAACAAGCAATCAGAGAAAACTAGAAAAAACGTTTGAATATGTAACGGCAAATCGTGACCATCTGCAACGGTTGTTTCGTGCGGATAAGCAAGGTTTTTTTGCGAGCTTTCAAATTAATTATTTGATGGAGCAAATGACGGACCAATCGCCGATGACCAGTGTTTTCTTCGCTCACGGGTTGGTTGGCTTGCTGGAGTATTATTTGACGAATGATGTTTCAGAAGTAGAGGTGTCTCAGGAATTAGAAAAAATCACCCATTCATTTCGTTAATGGAGTGTAAATTTTTTTGAACTTGAAGGAGTAGAAATAAGAAAAGAAAAGGGTTACAATGTAAATGGTTTATACCACTTTCGGGAGGGATTTTTTTGAAATCAAGAAAAGATGAAGTATTAGACGCATTGAGAGCAAATCCTAACGAACTGACAGCCCAAGAGTTGGCGGATCAATTAGGCGTGGATCGGACCAATGTCAGCCGCTACTTGAATGAATTGATGAAGGACGGCACAGTAAAAAAAATCGACGGACGACCGGTAAAGTTTCAAATTACTACGGTGTCCACGGAAAAACATATTAATTTTGATAATTTGATTGGTCGCGAAGATTCTTTGAAGAGTCAAATTCAAAAATCAAAAGCCGCTATTTTATATCCTCCCCGCGGACTGCATACGATCATATTTGGCGAGACGGGAACAGGGAAAACGATGTTTGCGGAATGCATGTATCGCTTTGCTGTTTCTGCCAATGTATTAAATGAGACCGCCCCGTTTATCACGTTTAACTGTGCGGACTATGCACAAAATCCCCAGTTGCTTTACGGACATATTTTTGGAGTGAAGCGTGGCGCTTTTACCGGTGCAGAGGAAACACGAAAAGGGCTGATGGAACAAGCGGATGGAGGCATTTTATTCTTGGATGAAATTCATCGCTTGCCGCCGGAAGGACAGGAGATGCTTTTCACCTTTATTGATAAGGGCACGTTCCGTTCTCTGGGTGACGGTCAAGAAAAGAAAGCTTCCGTGCAGATCATTGGGGCAACGACAGAAACAAGTTCGACATTTTTGTCTACGTTTAATCGTCGAATCCCCATGCAGATCGAATTGCCTTCTTTGGCCGAACGTTCGTTAGACGAGCGACTAGCCATCATTAAAGAATTTCTTCAGCAGGAAGCCAATCGATTGATGCAGGAAATCGCGATCGATAAGCGGAGCTTGTTAGCCTTTCTTCTATATAATGCAGAAGGAAACATCGGGCAATTAAAACGAGACTTAAAATTAGTCTGCGCAAAGGCCTTTTTGCATCATCAAACCAATAGTGAGTCAGACAAACTCATGATCGTAGAAGAAGACTTGCCTTTAGTAGTCCAAAAAGGCCTCTTGCGAATGAATGAAGTACAAGACAAACTCACTCCTTTTATGGATAAACGAAATCTTTATCTGACTTTGAAACCGGGGACGGAGGAAGTCGTTTGGGGGCAAGACCCAAATAAAGATATGGAAGTCTATCATTCTATTACCTATAAGTTAGAAAAGCTAGGTCGTGAAAATTTATCTGAGATTGATTTGGAAGAATTGATTTCGGATGATGTCGATCAGTATTTTGAGACCTATGTTGAAGAGCTGTCACACACGAACGCCTATCGCGAAATTATTTCTGACGATCTGTGGAAGCTGGTGAATGAACTTTATGACTTTGCTTCAAGTCAAATGAACCGTGAGTACGATGAGAAAGTGCGTTTTGCGTTTGCATTGCATATCAATTCGACGATTGAACGAATTCGTGGCAATCAATTCATCTCTCACCCCAATTTAAACGATATTCGTCGGAATTATTCAAAAGAGTTCCAATTAGCCATCGAATTGTCGAATCGGATCGAAGAAGCTTATGCCATTATGATTCCCTTAGATGAGATCGGCTTTATCACCATGTTTTTGACGATGGACAATCAAGAAGCGCAGCAGGTCGATGAACGGCAAGTCGCAGTGCTGGTAGTGATGCACGGAAAATCAACCGCATCAAGTATGCTGGAAACGGTCCAGGAGCTGTTGGGCACGACCAGCGGCATCGCCTTTAACATGCCCTTGACATTAAATACTGAGAAAATGTATGGTCAAATCAAAAATTATATCTCAGGAAAACGAGAAGAGTTCTCTGAAGGGATCATTCTTCTGACAGACATGGGTTCGCCTAATAATTTTGGGAATCTGATCTTTCATGAAATGGGGATTCGTACGCGAGTGATTTCTATGGCAAGTACGATGCTGGTATTGGAGAGCTTGCGCTTAGCTACATTGGGACGCTCTTTGGAGGAGATTTACACCAGTGTGATTTCCATGTTCCAAACGATGGTCCGTCTAGAGGAGCCCACTCAAAAGGATGAAAAGAAAGTCATCATCGTTGCTTGCTTCACTGGCGAAGGCGTCTCTAAACGATTGAATGAAGTGGTCTCGCAGATCGTCAATCTGGAGGAGTTTGAAGTTATTCAGATGCAATCCTTGGAGCGAGAAAGCTTCAAGCACCGCATTGACCAGCTAATCACTCACAAAGATATCGTGGCGATCGTAGGAACGATGGAGATTCATTATCAAAAGATTCCATTTATTCCAGCAATGAATCTATTTAAACGAGAAAAGATCTTAGAGTTTCAGGATCTGTTGGGAAGCACCATCACTTTGCCGGAGATGGTGGACTCCTTAACGAAGAACTTTTCTCCTGAATTGGATGTCAAAACATTGTTTTTATTGATTGATGATGTGTTGCAATTGATCCGTAAAGACCAGGAATTGATTATTGAGAATACGGCATTGCAGGCATTGAGTGTCCATATTGCCTTTTTAGTGGATAAAATCAAAAAAGGCGAGAACCGCCCGACGTTCGAGAATGTAAA
It encodes the following:
- a CDS encoding ketopantoate reductase family protein; this encodes MKILVYGAGIQGSYLAHSLLKGNNQVTLLARGQRKKELQTNGLVLTHSLQRKQTKDTLQVIETLQPKDQYDLIFVTMKYSDFPTVIDSLAENCSQTILFVGNQIDAAGLEKDLQQKSVQPKDVYFGFQLTGGMSTDTGVSVLRFGKGQMKIGSLHTHFKLTQTLDTVFEGTNYGWSYEQKMDDWLKSHATMVMIQNSFEYLYDFSAVTIRKSGELSTLSYALKEGIDLLEASGSEIFPKGQQFLFQHPALAKLFYTLYYRSPISRMVQGNFKEVYELIRTFEHYQTKENKELDTLLQTAKEKYEKS
- a CDS encoding sigma 54-interacting transcriptional regulator, which encodes MKSRKDEVLDALRANPNELTAQELADQLGVDRTNVSRYLNELMKDGTVKKIDGRPVKFQITTVSTEKHINFDNLIGREDSLKSQIQKSKAAILYPPRGLHTIIFGETGTGKTMFAECMYRFAVSANVLNETAPFITFNCADYAQNPQLLYGHIFGVKRGAFTGAEETRKGLMEQADGGILFLDEIHRLPPEGQEMLFTFIDKGTFRSLGDGQEKKASVQIIGATTETSSTFLSTFNRRIPMQIELPSLAERSLDERLAIIKEFLQQEANRLMQEIAIDKRSLLAFLLYNAEGNIGQLKRDLKLVCAKAFLHHQTNSESDKLMIVEEDLPLVVQKGLLRMNEVQDKLTPFMDKRNLYLTLKPGTEEVVWGQDPNKDMEVYHSITYKLEKLGRENLSEIDLEELISDDVDQYFETYVEELSHTNAYREIISDDLWKLVNELYDFASSQMNREYDEKVRFAFALHINSTIERIRGNQFISHPNLNDIRRNYSKEFQLAIELSNRIEEAYAIMIPLDEIGFITMFLTMDNQEAQQVDERQVAVLVVMHGKSTASSMLETVQELLGTTSGIAFNMPLTLNTEKMYGQIKNYISGKREEFSEGIILLTDMGSPNNFGNLIFHEMGIRTRVISMASTMLVLESLRLATLGRSLEEIYTSVISMFQTMVRLEEPTQKDEKKVIIVACFTGEGVSKRLNEVVSQIVNLEEFEVIQMQSLERESFKHRIDQLITHKDIVAIVGTMEIHYQKIPFIPAMNLFKREKILEFQDLLGSTITLPEMVDSLTKNFSPELDVKTLFLLIDDVLQLIRKDQELIIENTALQALSVHIAFLVDKIKKGENRPTFENVKYFHQQHRVRFNQTAANLSVLEKQFGVRFTEDDIAYIVKTLEDNRIELGLHSV
- a CDS encoding TetR/AcrR family transcriptional regulator; amino-acid sequence: MLIIEQKVLIDWSAMMDRRKRKTQKVITSVFYQLLKKKSYEDLSVSLICQTVDINRGTFYLHFIDKDDLLEKSIAYEMQKLFEYCDRNEETSNQRKLEKTFEYVTANRDHLQRLFRADKQGFFASFQINYLMEQMTDQSPMTSVFFAHGLVGLLEYYLTNDVSEVEVSQELEKITHSFR